Below is a window of 'Nostoc azollae' 0708 DNA.
GTCCTGATTGATTGTTGGACGCAAGGGTAGACGATTTCTACTATAAAATGCCACAATTAAGCAAATTAGCCAAATTTTAGAATCTTAAATATTAGAATCATCACGTGCAGATTCTTCACCTTGACCTGAAGGCAGTTTCAGGTAATTACGTAGAGTTACGCTACTTTACTGATAATTACAACAAATACCAAAAGCGATCACTCCCTCTGAGTAAAATCAGCGATTTAATCGAGTTAGTAGAAAGAGATTATTACATTTCTTTATTTGCTGAGGATTACTATGACTTGAAACATCAATTAAGCTTTTTGCTCAACTTATGTTTCAAAATCTAGATGTCCAGCTTATGCTTCATTCTTACAAATGGGTTATTTAATAGGGAATAATAATCATTTATAAGCTAGAATGATTGCTTGACCTGTAATTCATACATGACTTTATATGATGATTATCATTTTTATTTATTCAGTGAAGACCATTCCAGAACGATCTCTCTACATAAAATATAATAGCTAGACTCAATTCTTAGAAAAACAATGTTTTAAATTATATAATGGTAATTTTGAACTATATCTTGGCATGAAGGTTAATAACTATGCTGTTTTTTGAGGGTTGTTTATTTCAAGTTTTGCCCGACAGGGTTTTTTAAACTCAGGCTTATATTATGGTGCAAAAAATTAACTCTGCCTCATGATCTGATGCAGAGGTTGATATCGTCTTTGGCTAAAATACTTGATTTTGCGTTACCTCTTGGTCATTTTATGATTCAGCATTTGGCTCAACTTATGGTTCAAGTCACACTAGTTCAGTCTTTCAAGAAAATTTAGCAAGTTTACTACCATTTGTGCCAATTCTCAAAGGAGGTGCCGAAGAAGCAGTTGTGAGAAAAGCAGTCCTTAAACTTCGAGAAAATGAACAGTTAAGGGAGTTAGAACCATTATTATCATTTTTTGTATCATTTATCCTAGAAATACGAATAGTTCAACAAATCATGAGGTGGGATATGACAGTATTAAGAGAATCACCCTGGTATCAAGCAATTCTTAAGGAAGGATAACAACGAGGTAAATTGAGAGGTAAATTGAGAGGTGAAGCTAATTTAGTTATTCGCTTATGAGCAAAGTATTTTGGTAATCTAGATACAGAAATTGCACCGAAAATTCGCCAGTTATCAATCCTTCAATTAGAAACATTAGGAGAAAGTATCTTTGATTTTTCTGCTATGGTTGATTTAGAAAACTGGTTACAAGAAAATACTGGTTATGATAGTTAGTCAGATTTTCTAAGTTCCACAAATAATGAGGTAGGATATGACAGTGATTAAGATTAAAGTAGGTTGAGTTAAGCGACAGCGCAATCCAACAAAAGCATTGATGATGTTGGGTTTCATCCCTCAACCCAACCTCCATTTGTCCCTTTGTATTTTTGTGTGCAACCTTAATCGAAGAGTTGTTAATTTCTTCCAAATAGAACCTGATTTAAATCAATTTTAAATCTAGTTCATAATTCCTCACAGGAAAGATTAGATAAGTTGAGTAATAAATGAGTTCTTTCTGTCAGATAAGAGGCTATTGATAAAGTAAATGTAAAGGGGAGTAGAAAAGGAATGTTGGAAGGATAGGATACATAAAATGTAGTGTATTTACATAGCTAATCATGGAACGAAAGTCTTACCCCACAGACTTAACTGATATAGAGTGGGAAATCCTGGCCCCATTGATTCCACCAGCCAAAGAAGGAGGGCATCTACCCACAACAGATATAGGTGAAATATGTAATTCCATCTATTATCATTTGAAAACTGGATGTCAATGGAATATGCTTCCAGGTGACTTCCCGCCAAGGTCAACGGTATATAGCTATTACAGTAAATGGCAGGGCCATGGGGTTTGGGAAAAATTCAACCATACATTGGGTGGTCAAGTTCGCTCGAAATTAGGTAAATCAACACAACCTACCGCGCTCGCTGCAGACAGTCAGTCGGTCAACACTGACCAAAAAAAGGGGATGTGTATAGTTTTGACGGATATAAAAAGGTAAAAGGAAGAAAGGGGCAAAGTTTAGTTGATAGCCTGGGACTTGTGTTGAAACTTTTTGTTAGTGAAGCAAATGCCCCAGAACGAATACTTGCTGCCTATGCACTAATGGAACTGCTAGAAGAACCCACAGAATTATTGGAAAAAGTCCAAGTTTTATGGGTTGATTCCGGTTATGACGGTGATAAATTTGCACTTGCAGTTTGGTTCATGATTTAAGCTCATGTTGAAGTCATAGGACCTACTGAGCAAGAATTTAAAGTTTTACCACAACCCTGGGTAGTAGAAAGAACATTTGGGTGGTTTAACCAATATCATCGTCTAAGCAAGGATTATGAGCGTTTAACACAAATGAGGGAAGGGGCTATATATGCTCTTATGACTAGAATTATGCTACTTCCTCTTGTCTCCTCAACATTTACTTTATAAATCATCTCTAAAGTTCCATCATCGGACTCACAGTAAGAGATAACTTCTCATCTAAAGAAGCAAAACGCGCTACTAACAAACTCTCTACCATCAAACGCTGTCCTTCTTGTCCTCCTTCTTCTATTCCCTCTTGTCACCACTCTTCCCGTTGTTTGAGATATGCTGGTGATAAACTCATGATTAACTCCCTGTCTTCTTCACTGACATTACTATTCTGAATTTTCAGGTGATGATGTTGTCGGCACAAACCAAACATATATTTCCTGAACTTCGCTTTTTACATCTTGAGTGGTTGTGACATTACCTAGACGTGCTAATAATTACTCTAGATATTCCTTGGCCAGTTGGTAATGGGGTTGTCCTGTGATAAAACGGCTTTTTCTTGCACCAAGACGTAAGGTTCAACGATGAGGGCATTAAACCGCTTGGTGTGATCGCTATTCCACTCTCCCAACTGTTCTGGTGTGGGTTTAACCAATAACTGTTCATCAATCCAATTTTGGACAGAGGGAATATTATCACTAGCGATTGCAACTCCCACATCCAACAAATCCAACCCATCTGCTACCACAATTATTGCATCTCTTTGTGCATGGGGAATTAACCAATCCCATTCTGCTTCATCCATGTTTTGTGTTAGTTCTGATCTTAAATCAGACATAATTTTCGATTTTTGCTTTTATAATCTGATGATACATGATTTATACACTTGAGTAAAATAATTCGTAATCTAAAAACTCGTATTTCCAATCACGAATAACTAGATATCTGATTTCATTTCTTCAAATTCCAATAGAGCTACAACTATTCCACCAATAGGAATAGATATAAAAACCCCTAATAAACCTGCCAGTCCAGCACCAACTAGTAAAGAAAAAAATACTACTACTGGCTTAAGGTTCATTATTCCTTGTATAACTCGTGGTGCAATTAAGTTATCTTGAATTTGCTGGAGAATTATACAAGCTATCAATACTTTTAATGATAACCAAGTGTTTTGCGCTAAAATAATTAAAGTAATTGTACTAACTCCTAATGTTGGACCTATGCCTGGTATCATCTTTAGAACTCTTACTATCGGGACTTAAACAAAAGTTAAGAGTAAAAAGCGGACTAAGGCTAAATCATTTACTCAGTTTTTATATTTTATAACTATAGTGCTGAAGAAACGAAAAATCTAGATAAATCATATAGTTTAAGGGTTATTTAAGGTGGATAAGATGCAGCAAATAAGCCTTGATACCATGAAAACTCCAACACTTCTTCAGATTTTAGACGATTCTAAATCCTCCACTTGTTCCTCCTAACTCCTGACTCCTAATCGTCACGAACAACTTCTTCAGCAAGCCTTTATAGTGCTGAAGTTCAAATATATACAGTTCCAGAATTGTTCGCTACATCCTTAAAGCATATTCCTTAGTATATAAATTCTGTTTGCACTATAAGAATTCATGATCCAAAATCTGAAATTGCTGTAAGCATTCAGCTCATGCCTAACGGCACTCTACGCGAACAGCCATTAGGAGTCAGCTTTTTCAGGCTAACGCCAAAAATATCTACTTTATAATTAACCAATTTCTCAAAAATTGTGACTCCTGACTCCTGAAGTCTTACAAATTGCTATTATCGTCCTAAATCATGCATTTCATTAATTACAGTTGCACATTTTTGTGTTACTGCTTCTAATTCTGATTTACTAGTAGAATTGGGAGGATCAATTAGTTTACCAATTCTGACAGTAATGGAAACTGCATGGGGAATTGCAGAACCTGGTTGTAATATCTTGTCAGTACCCCACAAACTGACGGGTAAAAAAGGTACTTTTGCCTTACCAGCTATTAGTGCTGCGCCTTTTTTGGGGTCAGTAATGCGACCATCAGGGGTACGAGTACCTTCTAAAAATACACCCACGGCCCAACCCTTATCAAGACATTCTAAAGCAGCACGGATAGCATTGCGATCAGCTGTACCCCGACTGACTGGATAAGCACCATATATTTTAATTATTTGTGCTAACACAGGGACTTTAAACAATTCTTCCTTAGCCATGTAAGCGACTGGACGACGTACACAATTAGAAATAATTGGGGGATCAAAGTAACTTGCGTGGTTGCTAACTACTAGCACTGGACCCTTTTGAGGGATTTTTTCCACGCCATGAATTTTTATCCGAAAATAAGTGTGCAGCATGGGACTAAGCAATGACCACTTAAAGGTGTGGTAAAGTACCCAACTAATTAAAGGTTCGCGTTCTCTGGTCACTGAGGATAATTTCAAAGAGACTAAAATTTAGCATAAGCTATGGTGATCGTTTTTAGTCCCGGATTTCTCACAAAAAGATAAAAAAAAGGGGTTAAAGACTGCGAGGATGTATATATAGCAAGCATTTCAGCAGTTGTAAACCATGACCCCATCTTCAACAGATTGTATACCAAAACAGTTGAAATTTGAGCAACGAAAATGGCTGCCAGTCATAGTCAATTTCCAGGGTGGACAAGTAAGAGCAGATGCAGGATTCAGCTTAATTGCTGAAATAGACAGAAAATTGCAAATCACATCACAGTTTGCACAATGTTTCCAAGATTAGCGAAAGCCAAATCGGATTGACCATTCAATAGAGAGCTTAATTAAACAAAGAATATACGGGTTGGTCATGGGGTATGAAGACTTGAATGACCACGAATAATTACGTCATGACCAGATGTTTGCTATAGCATTAGCAAAAAGGATTGGAGTAGAGAATGAACCTGCAACATTGGCAGGAAAGAGTACATTAAATCCCCTGGAACATTGTCCTGAAGATGTGGAACAAGGAGCAGACAGCGGGTACCATGAAATCTGGCATTCTCCATCAGAAATTGAAAGCTTACTTGTCAAAATATTTCTAGAATCTTACGCCAAAGAAACAAGATAAATTGTTTTGGATTTAGATGTAACTGATGACTTAGTACACGGCTATCAGGAGCAAGTTCTCTTCAATACTTATGATGGGGGATAATGCTATGGTCCACTTTATGTTTTCTGTGGAAAACATCTATTAGCAGCCAAACTTCACCCTTCAAACGTAGACCCAGCATTTGGGACATTATCAGAACTACAAGGAGTGATTAAATAAATAGGTCAACAATGGAAGAATGTTGAGATCTTAGTAGGTGGAGATAGTGCTTATTCTAGAGACGATATCATGACATGGTGTGAATCCCAAATGGGTGTGGATTATGTTTTTGGATTGGCGCAAAATAGTCGTTTAATTGGGATGACTAGAAAGACTCAAAGTAGAGTATCCCTTGAGTTTGAGTAAAAACTATCAACAGTAGTTTCATTCTTAGAAACTATGTTTAAACCAGATGAAGAACTTGCAGAATTTGCTGGTGACTTGATTAATAACTCAATTTGCTATAAATCTTTAGACTATAAAGCTCGTGAATCTTGGAGCCGTAGTCGTCGTGTTGTTTTTAAAGTTGAATATGGAGTAAAAGGGACTAATGTTCGTTTTGTTGTAACTTCACTTTCTACTAAGAAAGTACCTCCTAGTCAACTATATAGACAAAAATATTGTCAGCGAGGGGAGATGGAAAATCGTTTTAAAGAACAACAATTAGAACTTTTTAGTGATAGAACAAGCAACCATACATTTACGGTAAATCAATTAGGTTTATGGTTCTCTTCTATAGCTTAGGTTTTGCTCAATGCCTTGGGTCAAAAATGTTTAGCTAAAACCGAATTACAAAATGCTACTGTTGGGACTATTCGTACCAAATTATTGAAGTTAGGAGCTTTGATTACTGTAAGTACACGTCCCATTTTAATTGCGATTACTAGTTCTTGCCCATACAGACATATCTTTGCTACTGCTCATAGACGCTTAATAATGCTCACTAATACTGCTTAATTTGAAGTTAAATTGCCTTTTACTTATTTCTAAGTAATCATAGTTCGCCCTTGGGTTGATTCAAGTCTTGTTTTGTCATGCTTAATTTTATGAACAGAGCATTTTGATTTTACTACCAATAAAAAGATAGTGACTTTTTTAGCTTTATAAATGCGATTTTATATTTAATTTATCTCTGCGATTCAGTTTTGATTGATGATGTATCAAAATTTAGTCTCACATCAGGTCATGTAAATTTATTTTTTACTGCTTGTGAGAAATCCGGGTTAGTCACCCCACAGAGGAGAATTTAGGCTGTGAATAGGCTATTCAGTGGTGATAGCACTGTTTTATTGTAAGTAAATTGCACAAATTTATTTGAAATAAAATACATCCAAAATAATATCAAGTCCGCCTAATTACTGGTAATAACTATTTTCCTATTCCTTATTTCCTATTCCCTCCCCTCACAGATATGCTAAATATTCAACACTTCTGGATCAGAAGATACATCCCTAGCTAGAGAATTTTAGGGAGTGAATATCAATAGCCTAGATGTTAAATAACCAATAAATAATTTATGAAGAGGTAAGTTATGGCAGTATCAGCGATTGATATTTCCAGAAGTCTCAGTGGCATAGATTTTCCTGCTAATAAACAGAAACTGGTCAACCATGCCAGGGACAACAATGCAAATCAGGAGATAATTGAAATTCTGCAAGAGATGCCAGAGCGAGAATATGACAACATGGCAGACGTAGAACACGAATTTGGTCAAGTTAAATAACTGTTGAATAAGTTTGTATTCTGGTCTACGTCATTAGAGAGTTTTTCATTTTCGAAAAAAGTGGGACTTAAACCTTTAAGTCCCAATACAGGACTTCCAAATAAAAAGTATCCAATGTGTAGGATGCATCAAAAAAAGAAATTGCTCTTACAGATATTATATTGTGAATTGATTTTACCTAATGTGGTAACTCCCCAGTATTACGAATATTCTTTAATCCTACGCTGTTAACAGTACGCTTAATCAAAGCAGTTAAAATGTTACCAGGTCCTATTTCTACTGCTTTTTCAATCCCATTTTCTGGGAATTCCAAAGCAATTTCTCGCCATCGGACTGAACCAGTCATTTGTTTAGTTAAACGCTGCTTTAAAATATCTGCATCAGTTGCGGGAACTGGGTCTACATTTGAGGCAACGGGAACAATTGCTGTTTGAAAAACTGTTACATCTAAAATTGTTTGAAATTCCTCTGATGCTGCTGTCATTAAATGTGAATGAAATGCACCAGAAACTTTCAAAGGAACAGCACGTTTAGCTTTCACTTGGGACATTACAGCTTGTACAGCGTCAGGAGTCCCAGAAATAACAACTTGTGCCGGACTGTTATCATTTGCCAAGACTACATCAGTCGTTTCGGAAATAACTTTTTCTAATTGTTCTCTGTCAAAATTGAGTAAAGCTGCCATCATACCTCCAGCAGCATTATCCATAATTTCTGCCCGGCGTTTGACTAATTGTAAGCCAGTTGACCAGTCAAAAACGCCAGCAACATAAAGAGCAATGTATTCTCCTAAACTGTGACCGGCGACCAAATTTGGTTCTTTTCCCCGTTCCCGTAATAAATCAGCGAGAATACTTTCTATCACATATAAACATGGCTGTGTGTAGAGTGTGCGTGATAGTCGTTCTTCGTCATTCTGACAAATTTCACTCACAGACCAGCCCAAAATTGCCTCAGCTTGGTCAAATCTTCTTTTGGCAGATGGTATTTCTAATAAATCCGTTCCCATACCCAAGGCTTGCGAACCTTGTCCGGGAAACACCCATGCAGTTTTAGTCATTTGTCAATAGTTATTTGTCATTGGGTATTAGGAAAATTACTTCTCCATCTCCCAGTTCCCAGTTCCCAGTCCCCAATCCCTATCTTGCCCATTGAAAAATTGCTGCACCCCAACTGAGTCCAGCACCAAAGCCAGAGGTAGCAATGATGTCGTTAGGTTTGATTTTTCCTTGCCTTACTGCTTCATCTAATGCTAGGGGAATAGAAGCAGCGGAAGTATTTCCATAATGGGCAACGTTGCTGATAACTTTATGATCAGGAATATTTAAGCGATCAGCTACAGCATTAATAATGCGCTGATTTGCTTGATGTAAGATTAGCCAATCTATTCTATCTACGGTAAGATGAGCTTCAAATAAAGCTTTGTCTATAACTTCTGGTACTTTTTGGACGGCAAAGCGGTAAACTTCTTTGCCGTTCATGCTGATGGGGTGATAAGTGCCTCTAGGTACGTGAATATCTGGTGTTACCTGTTGGGTTGTACCTTCATAGGCAAGGTTAAGATGGTGATTCTGAGTACCATCACTTTTGAGGGAAAATCCTAATAAGCGATCGCTATTATTTGCTTGTAGAATTACCGCCCCTGCTCCATCACCGAACAATACACAAGTGCGGCGATCTTGCCAATCTACCCACCGAGAGAGGATATCTGCTCCTATCAGCAGTACATTTTGATAAACACCAGTTCTGATGAATTGGGCTGCTGTAACTAGTCCAAATAAGAAACCAGAACAAGCTGCTGTTAAATCAAAGGCGACTGCTTTCGTTGCGTCTAATTCTGCTTGAATGCGACAAGCACTACCAAATAGGTCATCAGGGGTAGAGGTTGCCAGCAAAATTAAATCAATATCTGCTGCTGTAATTCCAGCTGCGGTAATAGCCTGTTTACTAGCATCTGTCGCTAGTATAGTCAATGATTCAGGCGGTAATGCTAACTGCCGTTGACGAATTCCTGTTCTTGTGGTTATCCACTCATCTGAAGTTTCAACCAGTTGAGTTAAAACCTCGTTCTCTAAGGAAGTGGAGGGTACTGCCGAGCCACTTCCTGTAATTGCTATACCATTTTTCAATAAATTCTGCACTCCTAATCTCCCCAGTTGTCAGTTGTCAGTTGTCAGTTGTCTTTTGTCAGTTGTCTTTTGTACCGCAGAAATAACCAATAATTAAGTACCAATAATGACCGATGACTAATGACAAGTGACATAGCTGTTAGCCTAGTTTCTCGTAGAGAAAACTAATCGCTTTCGCTCTGTAGGATTTGATATTGTGACTGTAGTCTGTGCAATACCTGATTGTCTACAGCTTCCTTGGCCGTGCGAATAGCACTAAAAATAGAAGGTGCTTGGGAACTACCATGACCAATAAAACAAATTCCATTTACACCTAATAGTAAAGCACCACCATGTTCTGCGTGATCCATACGCTGTTTAACACGCTTGAGGTTGGGTTTTAAAATTGCTGTCCCGATTTGACCACGAAGCCCTTGGGGCAGTTCTTCCCGCAGAATTTGCAGAATTACTCCTCCGACCGCTTCAGCAAATTTTAATAAAACATTACCTACGAAGCCATCACAGACAATCACATCGAATTCACCTGATAATACATCACGGCCTTCCGCGTTACCAATAAAGTTAATTTGGGTATTATCCCTTAATAATTGATGTGCGCGAAAGGCTGTTTCATTACCTTTGGTGTCTTCTTCACCGATATTTAATAATCCTATTTTGGGTTCAGGCATTCCCAAAACATACTGGCTATAAATTGACCCCATGACAGCAAACTGCTCTAAAAATTTAGGACGACAATCTACATTAGCACCGACATCAAGTATTAATACGGGTTGTCCTGCTTTGATTGTAGGGAATACTGTCCCGATAGCTGGGCGGTCAATTCCTGGTAATCTTCCCAGCCGGAGTAATGCTGATGCCATTGCTGCACCAGAGTGACCGGCAGAGAATACAGCATCTGCCTGTTGCTTTTTAACTAAATCCATCGCTACGTTGATGGAAGCTTTACGTTTTTTTCTAACTGCATTTAAAGGCTCTTCATCCATGGTGATGGTATCCTCCGCAGGAACAATCTCCAATTCCGCCATATTTATTTTTGGCGGCATTACAGCCTCAATTTGTTGGGGATCACCAACCAATAAGATTTTTACACCCAATTCTTCCCTCGCCCGCATTGCGCCAGCGACGATTTCAGTGGGTGCATGATCTCCCCCCATTACGTCAATTGCGATCCTTACACCAGTCGATCCCATTGCTCAGAGCTTATAGAAACCTTACAAATTTTATCAGATTGCAATACTTAAAAATTCAAAATTACAAAAAAAGCAGAAGAAACTTGATTTCTTTCTGCGGCTATGTAAGGACTCATATATATGTCGATATCCGCTGAAGGATAGTATCCCATGGGGAGGATAGTCTAAGGTAAGCTTTGCCGCAACTTTATCTGTCAAACGCTAGAAATACCATCAAAAAAGGTTCTGTCTCTGGTACCACCCAAAGTAGAACCTACTATAATTAATTCCCAGGATTTACGGAACTGGCATATTAGTAGGGTGCGTCAGACTAAATTCCTTAATATTAACAGATTTCCGACATCTGACGCACTCAACAAACAAGAGATTTGATTATGACACTTCTTGCATAAGTCCTAATTCCCATGGAGAACATGGGGAGAAAAAGAGGAAAATTAACTCAGTACCCAATTAACCAAGGTTCTGACACCAAAACCGGTT
It encodes the following:
- the fabD gene encoding ACP S-malonyltransferase, with protein sequence MTKTAWVFPGQGSQALGMGTDLLEIPSAKRRFDQAEAILGWSVSEICQNDEERLSRTLYTQPCLYVIESILADLLRERGKEPNLVAGHSLGEYIALYVAGVFDWSTGLQLVKRRAEIMDNAAGGMMAALLNFDREQLEKVISETTDVVLANDNSPAQVVISGTPDAVQAVMSQVKAKRAVPLKVSGAFHSHLMTAASEEFQTILDVTVFQTAIVPVASNVDPVPATDADILKQRLTKQMTGSVRWREIALEFPENGIEKAVEIGPGNILTALIKRTVNSVGLKNIRNTGELPH
- a CDS encoding DUF2288 domain-containing protein gives rise to the protein MSDLRSELTQNMDEAEWDWLIPHAQRDAIIVVADGLDLLDVGVAIASDNIPSVQNWIDEQLLVKPTPEQLGEWNSDHTKRFNALIVEPYVLVQEKAVLSQDNPITNWPRNI
- the plsX gene encoding phosphate acyltransferase PlsX, whose protein sequence is MGSTGVRIAIDVMGGDHAPTEIVAGAMRAREELGVKILLVGDPQQIEAVMPPKINMAELEIVPAEDTITMDEEPLNAVRKKRKASINVAMDLVKKQQADAVFSAGHSGAAMASALLRLGRLPGIDRPAIGTVFPTIKAGQPVLILDVGANVDCRPKFLEQFAVMGSIYSQYVLGMPEPKIGLLNIGEEDTKGNETAFRAHQLLRDNTQINFIGNAEGRDVLSGEFDVIVCDGFVGNVLLKFAEAVGGVILQILREELPQGLRGQIGTAILKPNLKRVKQRMDHAEHGGALLLGVNGICFIGHGSSQAPSIFSAIRTAKEAVDNQVLHRLQSQYQILQSESD
- a CDS encoding beta-ketoacyl-ACP synthase III, which codes for MQNLLKNGIAITGSGSAVPSTSLENEVLTQLVETSDEWITTRTGIRQRQLALPPESLTILATDASKQAITAAGITAADIDLILLATSTPDDLFGSACRIQAELDATKAVAFDLTAACSGFLFGLVTAAQFIRTGVYQNVLLIGADILSRWVDWQDRRTCVLFGDGAGAVILQANNSDRLLGFSLKSDGTQNHHLNLAYEGTTQQVTPDIHVPRGTYHPISMNGKEVYRFAVQKVPEVIDKALFEAHLTVDRIDWLILHQANQRIINAVADRLNIPDHKVISNVAHYGNTSAASIPLALDEAVRQGKIKPNDIIATSGFGAGLSWGAAIFQWAR
- a CDS encoding DUF2795 domain-containing protein, which codes for MAVSAIDISRSLSGIDFPANKQKLVNHARDNNANQEIIEILQEMPEREYDNMADVEHEFGQVK
- a CDS encoding lysophospholipid acyltransferase family protein, with amino-acid sequence MTREREPLISWVLYHTFKWSLLSPMLHTYFRIKIHGVEKIPQKGPVLVVSNHASYFDPPIISNCVRRPVAYMAKEELFKVPVLAQIIKIYGAYPVSRGTADRNAIRAALECLDKGWAVGVFLEGTRTPDGRITDPKKGAALIAGKAKVPFLPVSLWGTDKILQPGSAIPHAVSITVRIGKLIDPPNSTSKSELEAVTQKCATVINEMHDLGR